From Rutidosis leptorrhynchoides isolate AG116_Rl617_1_P2 chromosome 3, CSIRO_AGI_Rlap_v1, whole genome shotgun sequence, a single genomic window includes:
- the LOC139901900 gene encoding ATP-dependent RNA helicase HAS1-like, translating into MSLSENISTVTSESKSSFNGQRLLDPSTSTTMLQVEDLARLSFRNTPVYIDVYDERSKGTNEGLQQGYCVVPSVKRFILLYSFLKRNLSNQVMVFFSSCNSVKFHSELLTYIVIFKWNVLIFTGNKSSRNELLRSSTFAK; encoded by the exons atgagtCTTTCAGAGAACATCAGTACAGTGACATCCGAGTCGAAATCTTCATTTAATGGCCAA AGATTATTAGATCCTTCAACTTCTACAACTATGTTACAG GTTGAGGATCTTGCCCGCTTATCCTTTCGGAATACTCCTGTTTACATTGATGTATATGATGAGAGGTCCAAG GGGACTAATGAAGGTCTACAACAAGGTTACTGTGTGGTGCCAAGTGTAAAAAGATTCATACTTCtctactctttcttgaaaagaaatCTGTCAAATCAAGTGATGGTTTTCTTTTCTTCATGTAATTCGGTTAAATTTCACTCGGAGCTTCTTACTTATATAGTTATATTCAAGTGGAATGTTTTGATATTCACGGGAAACAAAAGCAGCAGAAACGAACTTCTACGTTCTTCGACTTTTGCAAAGTAG